The DNA window GGCGTGGTCGAGGAGAAGACGAGCCGGGTGGTCGAACTGCTGCTGTCCACGGTCCGCCCGTGGCAGCTGATGACCGGGAAGGTGCTCGGCATCGGCGCGGTGGGGCTGTTGCAGATGGTGTTGATCGGCGTCGCCGGGTTGGCCGCGGCGTTGGGGACGAACGCGTTGTCGGAAGTGTCCATTTCGGCCACCGTCGGCGCCGTCGTTTGGCTCGTGGTGTGGTTCCTGCTCGGGTTCCTGATGTACGCGATCGTGTTCGCCGCACTCGGCGCGCTGGTCTCGCGGCAGGAGGACGTCGGCGGCGCGGTGACGCCCGCGCTGATGTTCGTCGTCGCCGGGTACATCATCGGGGTCACCATCGTCCCGTCGAACCCGGGCAGCAAGCTCGTCGAAGTGCTTTCGGTGATCCCGGTGTTCTCGCCGACGCTGATGCCGGTGCGGCTGGCCATCGGCGGCGTGCCGGTGTGGGAAACGGCGCTCTCGGTGGTGCTCACCCTCGCCGCGCTGCCGGTGCTGATCTGGTTGGCCGGCCGGATCTACCGCAACGCCGTCATGCGGACCGGCGCCAAGGTCAAACTGCGCGACGCCCTGACGGCAGCTTGATCCCGAAATAACTCGAGGCCGCCCGGCTCGGCGTTTTCGCCTGGCCGGGCGGCCTCGTCTCCCCGGTCCCCACCGGTGGTTCAACTATGGCCCAGTGGATCTTCATCCGCTACGGGTCTCACCCAATCGTGGACCAGTCGAGTTGCTGCCCCCGCGCCGCTGATAAACGATTCCGCCAGGAATTGAATTTCGCGGCGAGCGAGGAGGATGTTGTGGGACAGCAGCTCAAGGACGGACTCGGCCAGGCGTGGGGGCTGATCGCGACCTTTGTGCCCAAGCTCATCTTCTTCCTGATCGTCCTGCTGATCGGGTGGTTGATCGCGAAGGCGATCTCGAAGGGCCTGGGCCTGGTGCTCGGCAAGCTCGGATTTTCGAAGATGATCGACAAGACCGGCCTGTCCGGGATGCTGAAACAAAGCAGCGTCGACGCGACGGGCATCATCACGAAACTCGTCTACTACTTCATTCTGCTGATCGCGCTGCAGCTCGCCTTCGGCGTGTTCGGGCCGACCAATCCGGTGAGCCAGCTGCTCAACGACGTGATCGCGTTCCTGCCGCGGATCGTGGTCGCCGTCGTGCTCGTGATCGTCGCCGCGGCGATCGCGAAGGTCGTTCGCGATCTGGTCGGCAGCGCGCTTTCCGGGCGGCCCGCCGGCAGGCTGCTCGGCACCATCGCCTACTGGCTGATCATGGCCTTCGGCATCATCGCCGCGCTCAACCAGGTCAACATCGCCACCACGGTGACCACCCCGGTGCTGATCACCGTGCTCGCCACCATCGGCGGCGTGCTCGTCGTCGGGTTCGGCGGCGGCCTCATCAAGCCGGCCCAGCAGCGCTGGGAGGGCTGGATGGGCAGCCTGCAGAACCAGTTCAGCCGCGACGGCGGCGCGAACCCCGGCGTCGGCTCCGGCG is part of the Amycolatopsis sp. CA-230715 genome and encodes:
- a CDS encoding mechanosensitive ion channel family protein, whose product is MGQQLKDGLGQAWGLIATFVPKLIFFLIVLLIGWLIAKAISKGLGLVLGKLGFSKMIDKTGLSGMLKQSSVDATGIITKLVYYFILLIALQLAFGVFGPTNPVSQLLNDVIAFLPRIVVAVVLVIVAAAIAKVVRDLVGSALSGRPAGRLLGTIAYWLIMAFGIIAALNQVNIATTVTTPVLITVLATIGGVLVVGFGGGLIKPAQQRWEGWMGSLQNQFSRDGGANPGVGSGGKHDQPTAVDAPTPPHGFKQV